One stretch of Streptomyces sp. NBC_00443 DNA includes these proteins:
- a CDS encoding alpha/beta hydrolase, with amino-acid sequence MHTRRSSPVIPDPSPSGPGPRHRRSTPRRAGTLGTLLAVAALLVSACSSGGAPDATMKTGSPAAGAALAALPRATPAALTPYYAQKLTWHSCGVPGFQCTTFKVPLDYAKPDGGETRLAVARKKATGPGKRLGSLLVNPGGPGGSAIGYLQQYAGIGYPMEVRAQYDMVAVDPRGVASSEPVECLDGREMDAYTQTDFTPDDAKETGRLVSAYKKFAEGCGADAPGLLRHVSTAEAARDMDLLRSVLGDEKLSYVGASYGTFLGATYAGLFPDRVGRLVLDGGMDPSLPARRMNLDQTAGFETAFRAFARDCVRRRDCPLGTKANEVGKNLKAFFEKLDARPIPTGDAAGRELSESLATTGVIAAMYDEGAWATLRDALSAAMRENDGGGLLVLSDSYYERDSDGRYTNLMFANAAVNCVDLPAAFSTPEEVRAALPAFEKASPVFGKGLAWATLNCAYWPVAPTGEPHRIEARGAAPIVVVGTTRDPATPYRWAKALSRQLSSSRLLTYDGDGHTAYGRGSSCIDRTINAYLLRGTPPARDKRC; translated from the coding sequence ATGCACACCAGGCGCAGCTCTCCAGTCATCCCGGACCCGAGCCCCAGCGGGCCGGGCCCACGCCACCGCCGCTCGACCCCACGGCGGGCCGGCACGCTCGGCACCCTTCTCGCCGTTGCCGCGCTGCTCGTCTCCGCCTGCTCCTCCGGTGGGGCGCCCGACGCGACGATGAAAACCGGAAGTCCGGCGGCCGGGGCGGCTCTTGCCGCGCTGCCGAGGGCGACGCCGGCCGCGCTCACGCCGTACTACGCACAGAAGCTGACCTGGCACAGCTGCGGGGTGCCCGGCTTCCAGTGCACGACCTTCAAGGTGCCGCTCGACTACGCCAAGCCGGACGGCGGGGAGACCCGTCTCGCGGTGGCCCGCAAGAAGGCGACGGGACCGGGCAAGCGGCTCGGGTCGCTACTGGTGAACCCGGGCGGTCCGGGCGGTTCGGCGATCGGCTACCTCCAGCAGTACGCGGGGATCGGCTACCCGATGGAGGTGCGGGCCCAGTACGACATGGTCGCGGTCGACCCGCGCGGCGTCGCGAGCAGTGAGCCCGTCGAATGCCTCGACGGCCGCGAAATGGACGCGTACACGCAGACGGACTTCACGCCCGACGACGCCAAGGAGACCGGTCGGCTCGTCAGCGCGTACAAGAAGTTCGCGGAGGGCTGCGGAGCGGACGCGCCCGGCCTGCTCCGGCATGTCTCCACTGCCGAGGCGGCCCGGGACATGGACCTCCTCCGTTCGGTGCTGGGGGACGAGAAGCTGTCGTATGTGGGGGCGTCGTACGGCACCTTCCTCGGGGCGACGTACGCCGGGCTCTTCCCGGACCGGGTGGGCCGGCTGGTCCTGGATGGCGGGATGGACCCGTCCCTGCCCGCTCGCCGGATGAACCTCGACCAGACGGCGGGATTCGAGACGGCGTTCCGGGCGTTCGCGCGGGACTGCGTGCGGCGGCGGGACTGTCCGCTGGGCACGAAGGCGAACGAAGTCGGCAAGAACCTCAAGGCCTTCTTCGAGAAGCTCGACGCGCGGCCGATCCCGACCGGCGACGCGGCCGGCCGTGAGCTCAGCGAATCCCTCGCCACCACCGGCGTGATCGCGGCGATGTACGACGAGGGAGCCTGGGCCACCCTGCGCGACGCCCTGTCCGCGGCGATGCGGGAGAACGACGGCGGGGGCCTCCTCGTCCTCTCCGACAGCTACTACGAGCGCGACTCCGACGGCCGCTACACGAACCTGATGTTCGCCAACGCGGCGGTCAACTGCGTGGACCTCCCGGCGGCCTTCTCCACCCCCGAGGAGGTACGCGCAGCCCTCCCCGCCTTCGAGAAGGCGTCCCCCGTCTTCGGCAAGGGCCTCGCCTGGGCCACCCTGAACTGTGCGTACTGGCCGGTGGCGCCTACCGGCGAGCCGCACCGCATCGAGGCGAGGGGCGCGGCCCCCATCGTCGTGGTCGGCACCACCCGCGACCCGGCCACCCCTTACCGCTGGGCCAAGGCCCTCTCCCGCCAGCTCTCCTCGTCCCGCCTCCTCACCTACGACGGCGACGGCCACACGGCGTACGGGCGGGGCAGCTCGTGCATCGACAGGACGATCAACGCCTATCTCCTCCGGGGGACGCCGCCTGCTCGGGACAAGCGCTGCTGA
- the hisC gene encoding histidinol-phosphate transaminase translates to MGEQLPRLRPVLESIPGYRPGRSVASSGARAGAVYKLSSNENPFPPLPGVLERALVGADSVNRYPDLACGELVRELSRYLDVPESHIATGTGSVGVTQQLLQAVAEPGDEVLYAWRSFEAYPVLTQIVGADSVRVPLTTGAAHDLAAMASAITDRTRLVFVCNPNNPTGTIVHRAELERFLDRVPPDVLVVLDEAYIEFVRDDDFPDGIEVYRNRPNVCVLRTFSKAFGLAGLRVGFAVAHEPVAVALRKTAVPFGVTRFAQDAAIASLRADGLMRERVAALVAERDRVTSALTEQGWTVPPSHANFVWLATRERTAAFTQDCDDEGILVRSFDGEGVRISIGERTANDRFLFAAKRFRKETFG, encoded by the coding sequence GTGGGCGAGCAGTTACCCAGACTGAGGCCGGTCCTTGAGTCGATACCTGGCTACCGGCCGGGGCGCTCCGTGGCGTCCTCCGGCGCGCGGGCCGGCGCCGTGTACAAGCTGTCCTCCAACGAGAACCCCTTTCCGCCGCTCCCTGGCGTGCTGGAGCGGGCGCTCGTCGGTGCGGACAGCGTCAACCGTTATCCCGATCTGGCCTGCGGGGAACTCGTCCGTGAGCTCTCCCGGTACCTCGACGTTCCGGAGTCCCACATCGCGACGGGCACGGGATCCGTGGGCGTCACACAGCAGCTGCTTCAGGCAGTCGCCGAGCCGGGGGACGAAGTCCTTTATGCCTGGCGGTCGTTCGAGGCGTATCCGGTGCTCACGCAGATCGTGGGGGCGGACTCCGTGCGGGTCCCGCTCACCACCGGGGCGGCGCACGACCTCGCCGCGATGGCCTCCGCGATCACCGATCGCACCAGGCTCGTCTTTGTCTGCAACCCCAACAACCCCACCGGAACCATCGTCCACCGAGCGGAGCTGGAACGCTTCCTCGACAGAGTTCCCCCTGACGTGCTGGTGGTTCTCGACGAGGCGTACATCGAGTTCGTCCGAGACGACGACTTTCCCGATGGGATCGAGGTGTACCGGAACCGCCCCAATGTCTGTGTCCTGCGCACCTTCTCCAAGGCGTTCGGGCTCGCCGGTCTGCGAGTGGGCTTCGCCGTGGCACACGAACCTGTCGCGGTGGCGCTGCGCAAGACGGCCGTGCCGTTCGGGGTGACCCGGTTCGCACAGGACGCGGCCATCGCCTCACTGCGGGCCGACGGCCTGATGCGGGAACGGGTCGCCGCGCTCGTGGCCGAGCGGGACCGGGTGACGTCGGCGCTGACGGAGCAGGGATGGACTGTGCCTCCGTCCCATGCCAACTTCGTGTGGCTCGCCACCCGCGAGCGCACGGCTGCCTTCACCCAGGACTGCGACGACGAGGGAATCCTGGTGCGCTCGTTCGACGGCGAAGGCGTGCGGATCAGCATCGGGGAGCGCACCGCGAACGACCGCTTCCTCTTCGCAGCGAAGCGTTTTCGCAAGGAGACGTTCGGCTGA
- a CDS encoding MDR family MFS transporter, giving the protein MRRFPPMRTKRNPATFERFSAMTQARFGGLPGPFWILWSGTLINRLGTMVIPFLSFYLSRERGLAATEVGAVLAVLGIGGVLSQPIGGLITDRWGRRVALSGGMLATGALMLALGYTESTAVIVVVVFLLGVALDLFRPASQAIVADLFPPEGRPRAFGMLLWAVNLGFALSMALGGALARDGFLTLFWIDALSCAVFGLLVWRGVPEGPARQTRVGQGRATDALRDQVMVIFVLLTLLCAFVFMQALTTLPLAMERHGLPTSSYGLVMALNGLTIVVLQPLMGHRLGHVDRTHGLVLGMVLMGVGNAATAWVSTTPGYAGAVAVWTVGEVLLTSLGSALVADLAPVDLRGRYNGLYGLAWGLGSFTAPLGGTRLLEAGAPALWYTCAALCGVAAAGQWALRGAVRRRIAAAEG; this is encoded by the coding sequence GTGCGAAGATTTCCACCCATGCGGACCAAGCGAAATCCCGCCACATTCGAGCGGTTTTCAGCCATGACTCAGGCCAGATTCGGTGGCCTTCCCGGACCTTTCTGGATTCTCTGGTCAGGCACCCTGATCAACCGACTCGGCACGATGGTCATCCCCTTTCTCTCCTTTTATCTGAGTCGCGAGCGGGGATTGGCCGCCACGGAGGTCGGTGCCGTTCTCGCGGTGTTGGGGATCGGAGGGGTGCTCTCCCAGCCGATCGGCGGTTTGATCACGGACCGCTGGGGCCGTCGGGTCGCGCTGAGCGGCGGCATGCTGGCCACGGGCGCGCTCATGCTGGCCCTCGGCTATACCGAAAGCACCGCCGTCATCGTCGTGGTGGTGTTCCTTCTCGGCGTCGCCCTGGACCTGTTCCGGCCCGCGTCCCAGGCGATCGTCGCCGACCTGTTCCCGCCCGAGGGCCGCCCCAGGGCCTTCGGGATGCTGCTCTGGGCGGTGAACCTGGGCTTCGCCCTGTCCATGGCTCTCGGGGGGGCACTGGCCAGGGACGGGTTCCTCACGCTGTTCTGGATCGACGCGCTGAGCTGCGCCGTCTTCGGTCTGCTCGTCTGGCGGGGAGTGCCGGAAGGGCCCGCCCGGCAGACCAGGGTCGGCCAGGGGCGCGCCACCGACGCCCTGCGGGATCAGGTGATGGTCATCTTCGTGCTCCTGACCCTGCTGTGCGCCTTCGTCTTCATGCAGGCCCTGACCACCCTGCCCCTGGCGATGGAGCGGCATGGCCTGCCCACGTCCTCGTACGGCCTGGTCATGGCCCTCAACGGCCTGACCATCGTGGTGCTCCAACCGCTGATGGGACACCGGCTCGGGCATGTCGACCGCACTCACGGGCTGGTCCTCGGCATGGTGCTGATGGGCGTCGGCAACGCCGCCACGGCCTGGGTGTCCACCACCCCCGGGTACGCCGGCGCGGTCGCTGTCTGGACGGTGGGCGAGGTCCTGCTGACCTCGCTCGGCTCCGCCCTGGTCGCCGACCTGGCACCGGTGGACCTGCGCGGCCGGTACAACGGCCTGTACGGACTGGCCTGGGGGCTCGGATCGTTCACGGCGCCGCTCGGCGGCACCCGTCTGCTGGAGGCAGGAGCCCCCGCGCTCTGGTACACGTGCGCCGCGCTGTGCGGTGTGGCGGCCGCCGGGCAGTGGGCCCTGCGCGGCGCCGTCCGACGCCGGATCGCGGCGGCCGAGGGTTGA
- the tmk gene encoding dTMP kinase — MTRADQPTAHHPAPDDALAADSRERAVRALLRRPQLKRLWSAQLVGGVGDILALLVLVLLALQAAIAEGSFGGGYRGVAFAVATVFGVRILATLLFGAVLLGPLTSLTSQDGPLDRRWTMVGADGLRAAMLIVAPLWIDWTPDNALALLLVTVFVTGVAERFWTVCRESAAPALLPPPPPEGATVRPLPDHLDALRRLSLRTGFVAIPLAAAALVVAALLNNLLGTGLDWFEQHQAALASYVAAGLFAASLSVLTFLELPDTRTPRARSPLEGLRRPKTGTGVDKGRTGAIPLLVTACAAVAGAVSAVVAVSVLHAKDLGGGPVLYGLLVLLLTGGVVVGIRTAPSVLPSLSRRRLLALVIAFTGVALLAAGLVPDVTTVLLIVALAGVGAGVAANTGHTLLDQEAEEFRRARTTEHLHAVVRVCVALGAVIAPLVAALIGPHRLESGKFVFAHGGAAFTLMLVGALLLPVAVLVLAKVDDRSGVPLRHDLRDALLGGDDPEQVPATAGFFIALEGGDGAGKSTQAEALAEWIRGKGHEVVVTREPGATAVGKRLRSILLDVSSAGLSHRAEALLYAADRAEHVDTVVRPALERGAVVISDRYVDSSVAYQGAGRDLSPTEIARINRWATNGLAPHLTVLLDVSPEIARERFTEAPDRLESEPAEFHARVRSGFLTLAASDPGRYLVVDAGQEPEAVTTVIRHRLDQLLPLSEAEIQAQEEARRKAEEEARRKAEEEAARKAEEERLERERQEQLARLRAEEEERKRRELEEAQRREAERQAEEARLRAEEARRRAEEERQRLLAEEKVRAEEEARRKADEERRRKQAEEEARLRAEAEAVRLEKQRKAEEALLRAEEARRLAEQAAAQAQAGPKPAAPAGGAAPGDALTVPTPVVTPGQAPGGTPDETTVLRPVRDEERRGTGDEGASRDRASGGSASGDRSFGGRASGESEAEVTAKLPQPPAPSGAADETAVLPPVAPGAADETAVLPPVPPGAADETAVLPPVSGESADRVPPGYFREEERTREMPQVDEAGAPRRRARSDWAEETPLDDLPTLADELLGPHEDEDGGRGRRR, encoded by the coding sequence ATGACGCGAGCCGACCAGCCAACGGCCCACCACCCCGCCCCCGACGACGCCCTGGCCGCGGACTCCCGCGAGCGTGCCGTCCGCGCCCTGCTGCGCCGACCGCAGCTCAAGCGGCTGTGGAGCGCGCAGCTGGTAGGGGGTGTCGGCGACATCCTCGCCCTCCTGGTGCTGGTGCTGCTGGCCCTTCAGGCGGCGATCGCCGAGGGGTCGTTCGGCGGCGGATACCGGGGCGTGGCGTTCGCAGTGGCGACCGTCTTCGGGGTGCGCATCCTGGCGACGCTGCTCTTCGGCGCCGTACTCCTCGGCCCCCTGACCTCGCTCACCTCCCAGGACGGCCCGCTCGACCGGCGCTGGACCATGGTCGGCGCGGACGGACTGCGGGCCGCCATGCTGATCGTCGCCCCCCTGTGGATCGACTGGACGCCGGACAATGCACTGGCCCTCCTGCTCGTCACGGTCTTCGTCACCGGCGTCGCCGAGCGCTTCTGGACCGTGTGCCGGGAGAGCGCGGCGCCCGCGCTGCTGCCGCCCCCGCCGCCGGAGGGCGCGACCGTACGGCCGCTGCCGGACCACTTGGACGCCCTGCGCCGCCTGTCGCTGCGTACGGGCTTCGTGGCGATCCCGCTGGCTGCCGCGGCGCTTGTCGTCGCGGCCCTGCTGAACAACCTGCTCGGTACCGGTCTCGACTGGTTCGAGCAGCACCAGGCGGCTCTCGCGTCGTATGTCGCGGCCGGTCTGTTCGCCGCCTCCCTGTCCGTGCTGACCTTCCTGGAGCTGCCGGACACGCGCACCCCCCGCGCGCGGTCGCCACTTGAGGGGCTGCGCCGTCCGAAGACCGGCACGGGCGTCGACAAGGGCCGTACCGGCGCGATCCCGCTGCTGGTGACGGCGTGCGCGGCAGTCGCCGGAGCGGTGTCCGCCGTGGTCGCCGTGTCCGTGCTGCACGCCAAGGACCTGGGCGGCGGCCCGGTGCTGTACGGCCTGCTGGTGCTCCTGCTGACCGGCGGCGTGGTCGTCGGCATCCGTACGGCGCCCTCCGTGCTGCCCTCGCTGTCGCGGCGCCGGCTGCTGGCGCTGGTGATCGCCTTCACCGGCGTCGCGCTGCTGGCCGCGGGACTCGTCCCGGACGTCACCACCGTGCTGCTGATCGTCGCGCTGGCCGGGGTCGGCGCGGGCGTGGCCGCCAACACCGGGCACACCCTGCTCGACCAGGAGGCCGAGGAATTCCGGCGCGCGCGCACGACGGAGCATCTGCACGCGGTCGTACGGGTCTGTGTGGCGCTCGGCGCGGTGATCGCGCCGCTGGTGGCCGCGCTGATCGGTCCGCACCGGCTGGAGAGCGGCAAGTTCGTCTTCGCGCACGGCGGTGCGGCGTTCACGCTGATGCTGGTCGGCGCGCTGCTGCTGCCGGTGGCCGTGCTGGTGCTGGCCAAGGTCGACGACCGCTCCGGGGTGCCGCTGCGCCACGACCTGAGGGACGCGCTGCTCGGCGGGGACGACCCCGAGCAGGTGCCCGCGACGGCCGGCTTCTTCATCGCTCTGGAAGGCGGCGACGGCGCCGGGAAGTCCACCCAGGCCGAGGCGCTCGCCGAGTGGATCCGCGGCAAGGGCCACGAGGTCGTCGTCACGCGCGAGCCGGGGGCGACGGCGGTCGGCAAGCGGCTGCGGTCGATCCTGCTGGACGTGTCCAGCGCGGGCCTGTCGCACCGGGCCGAGGCGCTGCTGTACGCGGCGGACCGCGCGGAGCACGTCGACACGGTGGTCCGGCCCGCGCTGGAGCGCGGCGCGGTCGTGATCTCGGACCGGTACGTCGACTCCTCGGTCGCCTACCAGGGGGCGGGCCGTGACCTGTCCCCGACGGAGATCGCCCGGATCAACCGCTGGGCGACGAACGGACTCGCGCCGCATCTGACGGTGCTGCTGGACGTCTCGCCGGAGATCGCCCGCGAGCGGTTCACCGAGGCGCCGGACCGGCTGGAGTCGGAGCCGGCCGAGTTCCACGCGCGCGTGCGCTCCGGATTCCTGACGCTGGCCGCGTCCGACCCCGGTCGGTACCTGGTGGTGGACGCGGGCCAGGAGCCCGAGGCCGTGACGACCGTCATCCGGCACCGGCTCGACCAGCTGCTGCCGCTGTCGGAGGCGGAGATCCAGGCGCAGGAGGAAGCGCGCCGCAAGGCCGAGGAGGAGGCCCGCCGCAAGGCCGAGGAAGAGGCCGCCCGTAAGGCCGAGGAGGAGCGCCTGGAGCGTGAGCGCCAGGAGCAGCTCGCCCGGCTGCGGGCCGAGGAGGAGGAGCGCAAGCGGCGCGAGCTGGAGGAGGCGCAGCGGCGCGAGGCCGAACGGCAGGCGGAGGAGGCCCGGCTGCGGGCCGAGGAAGCACGTCGAAGGGCCGAGGAGGAGCGGCAGCGGCTCCTCGCGGAGGAGAAGGTACGCGCCGAGGAGGAAGCGCGCCGCAAGGCCGACGAGGAACGCCGCCGCAAGCAGGCCGAGGAAGAGGCCCGGCTGCGGGCCGAGGCGGAAGCGGTCCGCCTGGAGAAGCAGCGCAAGGCGGAGGAAGCCTTGCTGCGGGCCGAGGAGGCTCGGCGCCTGGCCGAGCAGGCGGCTGCGCAGGCCCAGGCGGGCCCGAAGCCGGCGGCGCCCGCTGGCGGGGCTGCTCCTGGGGACGCGTTGACGGTGCCGACGCCGGTCGTTACGCCGGGGCAGGCACCGGGCGGGACCCCGGACGAGACGACTGTGCTGCGGCCGGTGCGGGATGAGGAGCGGCGGGGGACGGGCGATGAGGGCGCTTCGAGGGACCGTGCCTCCGGTGGCTCTGCTTCCGGTGACCGTTCCTTCGGCGGCCGTGCCTCCGGGGAGTCCGAAGCCGAGGTGACGGCGAAGCTGCCGCAGCCGCCGGCGCCGTCGGGAGCGGCTGACGAGACGGCCGTGCTGCCGCCGGTGGCGCCCGGTGCCGCCGATGAGACCGCTGTGCTGCCGCCGGTTCCTCCGGGGGCGGCGGATGAGACTGCGGTGCTGCCTCCGGTGTCGGGGGAGTCCGCGGATCGGGTCCCGCCGGGGTACTTCCGCGAGGAGGAACGCACACGCGAGATGCCTCAGGTCGACGAGGCCGGAGCGCCGCGGCGAAGGGCTCGGTCCGACTGGGCCGAGGAGACGCCGCTGGATGATCTGCCCACGCTGGCGGATGAGCTGCTGGGGCCGCACGAGGACGAGGACGGGGGCCGGGGGCGGCGGCGCTGA
- a CDS encoding ATP-grasp domain-containing protein: MDTYETASHGVPQTARHIAPAFRRAGFPCVRIQSSAEPPAVYRSSRPTLENYAANIVHDGDLDQTLKELAPYRPVAVMAGGEYGVAFADVLSEALGLPSNGTRLSEARRDKAAMAEAARAAGLLTARHLRAENEAELVDWHREIGGRIVVKPMRSAGGDGVSFCDTPQESATAFRRLIGSDDIFSAPNTAVLAQEYLVGTEYIVNTASLDGHHHAAEIWRSSRYSVNGITDLSGACYIVPRRGEVQDALVQYAFDVLDALGIRYGAAHVELKMTPQGPCLIEAGARLSGGDLPYYAQLATGESQLDWAVDAYVRPRRFLARRGEPYAIDRFFAWVALISPVAGRLAGYPDLDRIKSMESFREVWELVRPGDRIVPTMDDTTYPVIVNLMHEVEEIVHRDMGTIRYLDGVGFYEIEQ, translated from the coding sequence GTGGATACCTATGAGACGGCATCGCACGGCGTTCCGCAGACCGCTCGCCATATAGCGCCGGCATTTAGACGGGCCGGATTTCCCTGCGTACGGATCCAGAGTTCTGCCGAGCCGCCCGCCGTGTACCGGTCGTCGCGCCCGACGCTGGAGAACTACGCGGCGAATATCGTGCACGACGGTGATCTCGACCAGACCCTGAAGGAACTCGCCCCGTACCGGCCGGTCGCCGTGATGGCCGGCGGCGAGTACGGAGTGGCTTTCGCCGACGTCCTGAGCGAGGCTCTCGGACTGCCGTCCAATGGCACCAGGCTCAGCGAGGCCCGCAGGGACAAGGCCGCGATGGCCGAGGCCGCACGCGCCGCAGGCCTGCTCACAGCACGGCACCTGCGTGCCGAGAACGAGGCCGAACTGGTGGACTGGCACCGGGAGATCGGCGGCCGGATCGTCGTCAAGCCGATGCGCAGCGCGGGCGGGGACGGCGTCTCGTTCTGCGACACTCCGCAGGAGTCGGCCACGGCCTTCCGTCGGCTCATCGGGTCCGACGACATTTTCTCCGCACCCAATACGGCGGTCCTCGCCCAGGAATACCTGGTGGGTACGGAGTACATCGTCAATACGGCGAGCCTCGACGGCCATCACCACGCCGCCGAGATCTGGCGCAGTTCCCGGTACTCCGTCAACGGGATCACGGACCTGTCCGGCGCGTGCTACATCGTGCCGCGCCGGGGCGAGGTTCAGGATGCGCTGGTCCAGTACGCCTTCGACGTGCTGGACGCGCTCGGCATCCGGTACGGCGCGGCGCATGTGGAGCTCAAGATGACCCCGCAGGGCCCCTGTCTCATCGAGGCGGGCGCCCGGCTGTCCGGCGGCGACCTGCCGTACTACGCCCAGCTGGCCACCGGCGAGTCCCAGCTTGATTGGGCCGTTGACGCCTATGTCCGCCCCCGGCGCTTCCTCGCTCGCCGGGGCGAGCCCTACGCGATTGACCGGTTCTTCGCCTGGGTGGCGCTCATTTCCCCGGTCGCCGGAAGGCTTGCGGGCTACCCCGACCTCGACCGGATCAAGTCGATGGAGAGCTTCCGGGAAGTCTGGGAGCTGGTGCGGCCGGGTGACCGGATCGTGCCGACCATGGACGACACGACGTATCCCGTGATCGTCAATCTGATGCATGAAGTGGAAGAGATCGTCCACCGTGACATGGGGACGATTCGATATCTCGACGGGGTGGGTTTCTATGAAATCGAGCAGTGA